Within Oreochromis niloticus isolate F11D_XX linkage group LG2, O_niloticus_UMD_NMBU, whole genome shotgun sequence, the genomic segment CTCAGAGTTACTTCTTGAGAGACTTTCATCACTTCCCCAACCGAGGAACATTAAACCCTTTTGTGTGTCTAAATACTTTAGACTCCCCATCACTCAGTCAGAAATCTGAGAAAGGACCAATCAACCTAACAGACCATTACCTCAATCTTTCTACCTGCAGGGGTCATGGGCAATAATCCTTAAAGATAATGAGTGTAATACTGCTATCTTACTCATGGCCTGCTGTGGAATAAATCTGTGAAATACAGTTGAATTTAGCTGTTTATTTCAGAGAGTTGTCAGGGAACAAGTTTTTGTGGATGACTCGACATATTTCACTTATCAGGTCAACGTGTATATGCTTGTTTCGTTATCAGAAAATGGATCAACTTTATTTCTACAGAACCTGTCAGTTTTGCAGTCGACATGTTTGAATACACCGTGCATCACACTGAATCAATGACTTATTACAATGCAAGAAGCCCTTGACAAATACACTGAATACATTTAATTCACAGGACATTTTTATCTTTGAGACTGTGAGCTTTACACATTGCTTGCTGTTATTAATCAGAGTAATATTTGTCTTTGAGCTTGAGTGGAATCTCATTCGCCTCAGTGTATGCTCCCTTGTTCATTTTCAGACTTCTACTCCTCTGTTTTAGGCAGCAAATAACTGTGGCCACAAACAAACATGTGGACACCAGCATCATACCCAGGCCTATTAACAGCATCAGTTGTGAAAATCTGGCTGTCTCCACGTCACAGATCGGGGCCTTTGAAGGGGTTTGAACCAAGTTTAGTGTCCCTGTCCACGTGGGAACCTGGTCCAAGTGGCAAGGCTCTGTGCTGTCATTGACCAACAAATTCATCCAGACAGTGGTATAAAGTGGAACTGGTTTACCCCCATCTCTGACCACAATGAACAGGTGATGCATTCCCAGGTCTTCATGAAGGAGCTGCTGGCTTAAGGTGATGTTCCCTGACCTTGAATCTATCTGAAAGGGACTGCTGTTTTGCAAAGGCTCCGGTGCCGTGGCTGAGTAAGTAATCTCTGAATTCAGTCCAGAGTCCTCATCGATGGCATAGATCTTTCCTACCGTGGCACCTGCCAGGGTACCTGGAGAGACAGTCAGGCATGAGGAGTTGGTGCTGGGAAGGATCACTTTTGGCTGGTTGTCATTGATGTCTTCCACAAAGATGGTCACTCTGGCAGTGGAAGTCAAAGCAACTGTCTGGCCATGATCACTGGCCAGCAGGTAGAGTTCATAGCGGTCTTCTGTCTCGCGGTCCAAGTTCCTAGTGGTGCGTAGCATCCCCTGGGTGTTATCCACAACAAAAGGTGCACTGCTGTTTACAACATGCAATTCTGTTGTCCCATTCTCCCCTTTATCTGGGTCTTTCACCTCCACCCTCCCCACCTGGGATAATGTTGGAACATTCTCAGGAATGAAAAAGATGAAGTGAGGGGTGAGAAAAACAGGTGCATTGTCATTCTGGTCACGAACGTGAATGGATACAGTGGCCATGGATTCCAAGGGAGGAGAACCGCTGTCCCGAGCAAACACAGTGAGTCTGTGTACATGCTGTTGCTCCCTGTCCAGAGGAACCAGCAGAGACAGTTGACCTGTTACAGAGTCAATGCTAAACATGGTTGGATTGTAGTTTTCAAGCCTGTAGGTCACTAGGCCGTTGTCCCCGCTGTCTGCATCTGAAGCCGAGATCTGAAGCAGTGACATTCCTGGCTGATTGTTTTCTTCCACTTGGAGCTCGTAGTGAGGCTGTACAAAATATGGCGCATTGTCGTTGATGTCTGCCACCAGCACCGTGACTACACGTCTAGAAGGAACGATGACAGATCCCTCAGCTGATTTCACGCGTGCTATCACGGAAATATGATGTTCACGATTCATCTCATAGTCTAAGGGCTTTGATGTGGAAAGCAGATACTTGCCATTCTGTGGGCTCAAAGTGAAAGGCACTTCACCTTCAATGGCAAGAAATAAGTCTTTAAAGCTGCTGTCACCCTCAAGCTCTAAAACGGCTAAGGCGGTGGGGTGCTGGTTCTCTTGTAACACCATAGTCTGGTTTTGATGCTCTGCTATGAACCTGATCTTGATCGTCAGCTCTTGGTTCGCCTTGGGGAGCACGGATATGGTTACCTGAGTGTCTGCTGGGGGGCAGTGATGGCCGCTGGCTAGCACTTTCAACACCAGCTCCTCTGAGTTGTCGCTCTCGAGGTCCTGTGTAAGGCTGATGGACCCGGTGAGGCTGTCGAGGCTAAAGAGCTTCTTGGCCCGCTCAGAGACTTTGGGACTGAAGGAGTAAACGATATCACCATTTGGGCCTAAATCTGGATCTGTGGCTCTGACCTGAGTGACCACCGTGTTCTTCTGGGAGTCTCCTGGGATGGTGACACTGTGTGGGCTATCAGAGCTAAAGGCTGGACAGTTGTCGTTGACATCTGTCATTGTGACTATTAAAGCTGCAGACACACTTAAAGGGTCTACACCACAGTCTGTGGCCACTAGCTGCATTTGAAACAGGTCCCGAGTTTCCCTATCCAGGGCTCTTTGTACAACCAACATAATTAAAGAGCTGTCTTCTTCGATTTTTAAACCGAAAGCTCCATCAGAGCCTTTTAGGTGGTACTGCACCTCTCCATTAGGACCACTGTCACTGTCCAGAGCCTGAGTATCTAGCAGGAAACTGGTCCCCACGGTCGTATCCTCGGGGACCCCCAGgtgtattttgttattttcaaaATGCGGTGCATTGTCATTGATGTCCTCTATGATCACAGAAAACTGTATAAGTTCTTTTGAGGGCCCCACGATGGCATTGTATAAAGTAACACATTCCTCAGCTTTTGTCTCTGCGGGGCAGATGGCCTCGCGATCCATCTTTAACTCAGTGGTGTAGAAATTCCCCTTGTTTATGTCCATCCTCAGGTAATTGTGGGTCAGGAGCTGATATGGAGGAGAAAAGTTTTTACTAAGTGATCCAACCAGAGTGTCAGGCTCCATTTCCTCTGGGACGGAAAACTGGAGAGAACTACATATGATCTGCCTGATGTGAACCACAATCAGCAGCTTctgacaaagacagaaaacaaaacgaAACAGTGAGCAGTAGTCTTTGTAGAGTTACACAGgcatttattctatttataactTATATACAAGTTATTTAAAAGTTTTCAACGTGGTGATAAAATTTAAACTTCATGCCTCAGTGAGCTCTTTTAAAAGCAAGCAGCTGCACAATAAGGTAATTCGATGCCTCCCTCTCGCTTATCTCCAACCAAGTGCTCTTGTAAACAAATAACacagaaaatttaaataaaaaggaaaatatcaAAGCAGACATTCTTTATTAAAAACGAATAAAGGGTCATAAAATGTAACACCTCTTTAGCACATGATGCTCTACAGTACACTGAGCACATTTGTGTGTTGCTGCAATATATCACTCAATTAGAAACGCTAATACAATGCAGATACCATCAAAAGAGATAAACTCAGCTGGCTCTTACCTGCAGTAGTCCGGCCCAATTCATATTATCAGGAGTCCCATGGCCCATCGCCCTCACACATGTTAGCCAAGTTCCCAGCAGCAAGTGAACGCTGAGGACTGAGGCAGCAAACTAAAACTGCTCAAGGCATAATTCATTATATTATGCTCCTCCTACAACACTTTCCTGTCAGGCTGCCACATGAGAAGATGGAAGAACAACAGGTTTACCTGGCTGAGCTGAATTCATGTGTATTAAGCTGGAACTACGAATGCATTGTTGCTTAAAATTACTTACAACTGCACGCACGCAAGcccgcacacaaacacatttatgaatatatataaatatatgtccACATACTCATGCATAGATATAAAGTGCACGTAGATGTAAACTGTCATAAGAAACAATGACTCCTCAGTTACAATAAAAGTACATTTGAGAgtgcagtattttatttaacgTATGTAACCTCTGTTATGCTTTTTTCCTGTgccaaaaaacaagacaaaaaaccaaaccaaaacaaacaaacaaacaaaaaacgaaacgcaaagaaaagaaaagaaaacagaagaaaaaagaaaatgtttattttctttaggGTTAATCATCAATCACGCTGTTAAGTAACAGTAAACGGTTGGTGAAATTTGACCTCTAGTCATGAAAGCAAGATACATTTACTTGAGATCTCAAGATTTCAAAGAACAAGACTGGTTATGCAGCATTTATTTGTGTGGTATTGCTTCACAGCAGGGCTTTTAAGTTTCCCTGACAGTTCCAAAATACTGCATGGCCCATAGGCTTGCACTCTAAGGCCCTCTACAGACAGAGTAGAGTAGTGCAcgtgtgaaagaagaataaaGTTTGTTGTTCCGAGTTTTGTTTTGGAGTGTGTGCGACACCTCTCTTTCCTATCAAAGTGTCCTGTGTTTAAGATTACTTGTGTCACAGCCAGGAAATTATATCGGGtacataataatataatattaatgtaCATAAAACCCAAACCCCCGCATTACGCCCCCTCCCCAAAACGGAATAACTCGAGGATTTGACACCtctcttttctgtcttcttctAAAACCACAACGGATATTTTTTTCCCACAGCCCCGCTTACAGCATTTAATGGGTTATTCCAGTCTCACTCTCTTTCACTTGCGTAACACTTTCCGCCCCCCTCCCCATTTCCACTTATAGTCCCCTAGACCTCTGAGGTTTTTAATCTGTGACATGATTGGCTGGGCAGGCCCTCTCGCAGCGCGGGCGTGGAAGGCTTTAGAATAAAAGTACAGTTGTGCTTTTAGTGACTGTCAGCATCAAACCGCTTTGAACCCAGACACACAGCAGCTTCGTGGCGCTTTTCTTTCACGTCCCGCTATGTCCTCAGACAGTACCATGGGTGAGTCCAACGCCTGCTTGAGCCaataatttgaatttatttcagTGATGGATCATAGAGCACGTTTTCCCAGCCTTTTATAAAATTTActaaacagatttaaaaacaaaaaagcaaatacatgtaaaagagagaaaagctttATAGGAAGATTTAAAAATCATCTCGCTGTGACACTTATTTTAAATTCCTAATCCTTTTTGTAGTCGTACTTTTCTGTAATCATACGTATTTACTTATCTACCAAACACACCAAAGTTGTTTTAATTTTAGTGTCCCATAAGGAAATTTAACTTTGAGATATTTATGTGGGCCTAATAAAATGTTAGAAAACCTAAACTGCGTTTATGCAATacccatttttaaaataatggtGCCGGCGCTAAAAAAGTTTTTATAGCAGCCCAGAGCGTACAACTCTGATTTATGatgtaatatatataaatatatttttaatcacaCTTTGCAGACCAGGTGTTTTACTGTCCGTCTACTGTTTTATATGCCATATGGGAACATGTCCAGTTATCTGATGCAGCACGCTGACATAAACTTCAGCTGGTAGTTTttagattttccttttttttaatttatgtatGTTTCTTAGGTTTAGGAATTTGGTATCTTTGAAACGCCCTTTAAAACATTCTCAGGTCCCCATATTTAATCAagtctttaaaaatatttatttcagtgCTTCTACTATTTTCTTTTACTGCTGAAATAAGCTGAGTCCATCTTGAAGATTTCTTTCCAACTGCTGTCACATTTTCCACAGACTTGGACTTGGAGCTTGGTGAGTTGCTCCAGGAGTTCCAGGATGTGGTGGAGGAGCTGAAGGCCCCTTCTCAAAGCAGACCGCATGCTTACCAGAAAGCACTGCACGAGGCCAAAACTCTCACAGGGCTGAGTGAAGACAGTGGAGTCGAGGACTCAGATTACAGTAAGTTATtcggaaaaaaagaaaaaaagtacgTTAGAGCAGTGATTAAGATAATATCTTCCTAATGTACAAAGTGTGGGGGAAGGAAAGTAATTATTTAGTGCATCATGCTGGTGAGTGACATTGTTTGGAGTCCCCGTGGACTCCAGTTGAGCCCCTTTATCAGCCCAAACAACTGCAGCttgacacatttaatttgcATGAAATTAGTGGTACAAGAGGACACATCCCTACACACTTCCATTAAAGTGGCTGTTTGTGCTCGTGACAATAGCTGTGTACTGGAATGAGCTGCAATTACGGATATCCCATCTTGTGTAATTGTCTTTCCCCCCTTTGTTCTGCATTTGTCGACGGTTATAAGATAAAAGAAGAAACCGTTTCCCCCCCCCTCTGCTCCCATGTGTCGTCATTATTGAAAGTATTTTGCCCCCCTAACGATTCAACAGGCAAAGTGCTTTCAAAGACTTACACATGGGAGTCACTAGCGCCGAACACttaccttttaattttttttatcgcATGTTATCGTCATTATGTGCAACTCCTGCATTATGTTAGAGTTTTGTCATTGTCACTGATCATTTGCACGGACTGCCCTTAGTGCTTGTTATCTCCTTTCACTCCCTCCTTGCTTCCCTCTCTTCCCCCAGGCAGTGAACCATCTATGGGGAACAGTTTGAATGCCAGTGAGGAGGAGCTCCACACAGCAGGAATAACGCTGGCATCAAAAGGTACTGGAGCCTTCTATCAGCTCATCTCCATCTAGATAGCCTCAGTTCTTACAGCGATCACTATCACTTTATAAGAGCCACACAGTAAGCATCTGCAATGCCCTGGAATCTGTCTTGGTTTACACAACACAGCAACTTCCACTGTGGCTGTGACGTCTCAGCGCTCTTCTTTCAAAGCTCCTGCGTGGAGTCATTTGTGCTGTTATATGCAGTGATGAGACCGGCTCTTGGCTGCGTGCGCATGTGGATTAATGAGTGCTGCTGCAGTTGCATGCACAGACTACTGTTAAAGTTAAACATCAGGTGACCAGAAAGTGTCAATCATATTTTTTCATCAATTTTTTTTGGCTTTGCATGGAAAAAGCTTACAACAGAGAGATCCTGGTGGGAGCGAGGCTGCCAAGGTTTTTTTTGGAACTCTTAAAATCAGCTTTATCTCAGTTTGAATAAAAGGAAcccaagatttatttttttttgccagttCAGTTCGTACTTTATGTAATGCAGAGACTTAGATAACTTCAGCGTTTGGTCCAAAGGAAATAGGCTACCACTGAACTGAGCTGCATTTCTCTACAAAAATGTTCCActgcagctctttttttttgttatagttTCTCAAATTCCATTTCTTTCTGTCCTCTTTCTGCAGCCAAGCTGGGAGACACAAGCGATCTTGAGAGTTTTATCGACATGTTGGACCGGGAACTTGCTGGTGCGTATTTAAGAAAATTACACCCTCTATCATCCAATCTTTTCTTGATTTCTTTTGTACTGAGTTGACAAGCCAGCAGGGTGGAGTATGTTACAGTGGCAGAGACGCGCTAACATGAGCGTGGTGTATGTTTTGGACTGTGTAGCAGTATCCACCTTGTTTCTACAGTGTACTGTACCCCCTGCTGTTTATCTCTGAGCACCCTTTATGTGTAAATGCCATGTCTGGGGACTCAGGTGGACTATCTACACGCCCTTTAGTGATAATGGCATACTTGACTACATGAGCGTCATGATCCTGCTATCAGCGGTAAAGCAGTGGTGTTCCAGAGGCCCCTAAACACACACGCATCACCCAGAGCACGCACACAAGCAACAGGGAGCAAAGCATAAATCCACTGCTATCAGTGGTCTCGACACAAAGCGAATTAACGTTACAAATTAATCGTAACTCCCCGTGTATCTCTACAAGTCTCACTTAGTCACtgcatgtttatgtgtttgtttacatgcctgtgcttttttttccttctttctttttgcagAGATGTGAACGGAGAGCAAAAGTGAGCCACGTACAATAATGGA encodes:
- the pcdh20l gene encoding protocadherin-20 isoform X2, whose protein sequence is MGHGTPDNMNWAGLLQLLIVVHIRQIICSSLQFSVPEEMEPDTLVGSLSKNFSPPYQLLTHNYLRMDINKGNFYTTELKMDREAICPAETKAEECVTLYNAIVGPSKELIQFSVIIEDINDNAPHFENNKIHLGVPEDTTVGTSFLLDTQALDSDSGPNGEVQYHLKGSDGAFGLKIEEDSSLIMLVVQRALDRETRDLFQMQLVATDCGVDPLSVSAALIVTMTDVNDNCPAFSSDSPHSVTIPGDSQKNTVVTQVRATDPDLGPNGDIVYSFSPKVSERAKKLFSLDSLTGSISLTQDLESDNSEELVLKVLASGHHCPPADTQVTISVLPKANQELTIKIRFIAEHQNQTMVLQENQHPTALAVLELEGDSSFKDLFLAIEGEVPFTLSPQNGKYLLSTSKPLDYEMNREHHISVIARVKSAEGSVIVPSRRVVTVLVADINDNAPYFVQPHYELQVEENNQPGMSLLQISASDADSGDNGLVTYRLENYNPTMFSIDSVTGQLSLLVPLDREQQHVHRLTVFARDSGSPPLESMATVSIHVRDQNDNAPVFLTPHFIFFIPENVPTLSQVGRVEVKDPDKGENGTTELHVVNSSAPFVVDNTQGMLRTTRNLDRETEDRYELYLLASDHGQTVALTSTARVTIFVEDINDNQPKVILPSTNSSCLTVSPGTLAGATVGKIYAIDEDSGLNSEITYSATAPEPLQNSSPFQIDSRSGNITLSQQLLHEDLGMHHLFIVVRDGGKPVPLYTTVWMNLLVNDSTEPCHLDQVPTWTGTLNLVQTPSKAPICDVETARFSQLMLLIGLGMMLVSTCLFVATVICCLKQRSRSLKMNKGAYTEANEIPLKLKDKYYSD
- the si:dkey-27i16.2 gene encoding regulator of cell cycle RGCC; the encoded protein is MSSDSTMDLDLELGELLQEFQDVVEELKAPSQSRPHAYQKALHEAKTLTGLSEDSGVEDSDYSSEPSMGNSLNASEEELHTAGITLASKAKLGDTSDLESFIDMLDRELAEM
- the pcdh20l gene encoding protocadherin-20 isoform X1, translating into MGHGTPDNMNWAGLLQKLLIVVHIRQIICSSLQFSVPEEMEPDTLVGSLSKNFSPPYQLLTHNYLRMDINKGNFYTTELKMDREAICPAETKAEECVTLYNAIVGPSKELIQFSVIIEDINDNAPHFENNKIHLGVPEDTTVGTSFLLDTQALDSDSGPNGEVQYHLKGSDGAFGLKIEEDSSLIMLVVQRALDRETRDLFQMQLVATDCGVDPLSVSAALIVTMTDVNDNCPAFSSDSPHSVTIPGDSQKNTVVTQVRATDPDLGPNGDIVYSFSPKVSERAKKLFSLDSLTGSISLTQDLESDNSEELVLKVLASGHHCPPADTQVTISVLPKANQELTIKIRFIAEHQNQTMVLQENQHPTALAVLELEGDSSFKDLFLAIEGEVPFTLSPQNGKYLLSTSKPLDYEMNREHHISVIARVKSAEGSVIVPSRRVVTVLVADINDNAPYFVQPHYELQVEENNQPGMSLLQISASDADSGDNGLVTYRLENYNPTMFSIDSVTGQLSLLVPLDREQQHVHRLTVFARDSGSPPLESMATVSIHVRDQNDNAPVFLTPHFIFFIPENVPTLSQVGRVEVKDPDKGENGTTELHVVNSSAPFVVDNTQGMLRTTRNLDRETEDRYELYLLASDHGQTVALTSTARVTIFVEDINDNQPKVILPSTNSSCLTVSPGTLAGATVGKIYAIDEDSGLNSEITYSATAPEPLQNSSPFQIDSRSGNITLSQQLLHEDLGMHHLFIVVRDGGKPVPLYTTVWMNLLVNDSTEPCHLDQVPTWTGTLNLVQTPSKAPICDVETARFSQLMLLIGLGMMLVSTCLFVATVICCLKQRSRSLKMNKGAYTEANEIPLKLKDKYYSD